Proteins encoded within one genomic window of Jiangella mangrovi:
- a CDS encoding pyridoxamine 5'-phosphate oxidase family protein, translating to MTTPVSDRNLDGYGAPLIPWEKVRERLDAGVPQAPGTGGPNRHTCWLATVRPDGRPHVMPLGLLWLDGAFWFNAGPGTRKARNPAADPHCVVTVALDPFDIVVEGTAQKVTDDATLRRVVDAYAADDGWEATIEDGALTAPFSAPSAGPPPWEVYRVTPSTVFALGAEDPLGATRFTF from the coding sequence ATGACGACACCCGTGAGCGACCGCAATCTCGACGGCTACGGCGCACCGCTGATCCCGTGGGAGAAGGTGCGGGAACGTCTGGACGCGGGCGTGCCGCAGGCGCCCGGCACCGGCGGGCCGAACCGGCACACCTGCTGGCTGGCGACGGTCCGCCCGGACGGACGGCCCCACGTCATGCCGCTCGGACTGCTCTGGCTGGACGGCGCGTTCTGGTTCAACGCCGGTCCCGGCACGCGCAAGGCGCGCAACCCGGCGGCCGACCCGCACTGCGTCGTCACGGTGGCGCTGGACCCGTTCGACATCGTCGTGGAGGGGACGGCGCAGAAGGTGACCGACGACGCGACGCTGCGGCGGGTGGTCGACGCGTACGCGGCCGACGACGGCTGGGAGGCGACCATCGAGGACGGCGCCCTGACCGCCCCCTTCAGCGCGCCGAGCGCCGGCCCGCCGCCGTGGGAGGTCTACCGCGTGACGCCGTCGACGGTGTTCGCCCTCGGCGCCGAGGACCCGCTCGGCGCGACGCGGTTCACGTTCTAG
- a CDS encoding lasso peptide biosynthesis B2 protein, whose translation MSGAGWWRAVRSVRDWPVAARAVLVTVVVEAGLRLATLPRLASLVGVPLRFDDDPVPPAAPSLPAILGAREVRALYVSERVVRHSPFGDTCLRRALVGGHVLRRRKPALRVGVAKIDGRIQAHAWLEIDGVSLDPVGAATYRTFEAMGG comes from the coding sequence ATGAGCGGGGCGGGCTGGTGGCGGGCGGTGCGCTCGGTCCGCGACTGGCCGGTCGCGGCCCGGGCGGTCCTGGTGACGGTGGTAGTCGAGGCCGGGCTCCGGCTGGCCACCCTGCCACGGCTGGCGTCGCTGGTCGGTGTGCCGCTGCGCTTCGACGACGACCCCGTCCCGCCGGCGGCGCCGTCGTTGCCGGCGATCCTCGGCGCGCGCGAGGTGCGGGCGCTGTACGTGAGTGAGCGGGTCGTGCGGCACTCGCCCTTCGGCGACACCTGCCTGCGCCGGGCGCTCGTCGGCGGGCATGTGCTGCGCCGTCGCAAACCGGCGCTGCGCGTGGGCGTGGCGAAGATCGACGGCCGCATCCAGGCGCACGCCTGGCTCGAGATCGACGGGGTCAGCCTCGACCCCGTGGGTGCGGCGACGTACCGGACGTTCGAGGCGATGGGCGGGTAG
- a CDS encoding asparagine synthase-related protein — MDHPQPRSEYYRLSAFELATSWVHGVRAVPAIPAVPATPVAALEDAIRPALLRAPCFVSFSGGRDSSAVLAAATALARREGLPDPVPITEVYPGVADADESDWQRLVIEHLDITEWVRLPVAGESDLLGPGARAGLLRRGVVWPPAFQVKDPLFAAVSGGSMLTGEGGDEVIGPRRMTPVNLLVRLRRRPRPILLAAVASSLRPAPVRRAAVRRQMVADDQQPWLRPAVAREHRRLLAVDEAAEPLPWDRSIWWIRHRRAVDAVLTNYDALGAEFDVRVAHPLLDDAFLAALARFGGRWGFAGRTDLMRILFGHLLPEAILSRASKASFDRAYMGEPTREFARTWDGSGVDTALVDPEALRASWLSDRPSTLSGTLLQQAWLSARAVPAGGVR, encoded by the coding sequence GTGGATCATCCGCAGCCCAGATCCGAGTACTACCGGCTGTCCGCGTTCGAACTCGCCACGTCGTGGGTGCACGGGGTGCGCGCGGTGCCGGCCATTCCTGCTGTGCCGGCGACGCCGGTCGCCGCGCTCGAGGACGCCATCCGGCCCGCGCTGCTGCGCGCGCCCTGCTTCGTGTCGTTCTCCGGCGGGCGCGACTCCTCGGCCGTCCTGGCGGCCGCCACGGCGCTCGCGCGGCGCGAGGGCCTGCCGGACCCGGTGCCGATCACCGAGGTCTATCCCGGTGTCGCCGACGCCGACGAGTCCGACTGGCAGCGCCTGGTCATCGAGCACCTGGACATCACCGAGTGGGTCCGGCTCCCCGTGGCGGGCGAGAGCGACCTGCTCGGCCCCGGCGCGCGCGCCGGCCTGCTCCGGCGCGGCGTCGTGTGGCCGCCGGCGTTCCAGGTCAAGGACCCGCTGTTCGCCGCCGTCAGTGGCGGCTCCATGCTCACCGGCGAGGGTGGCGACGAGGTCATCGGCCCGCGCCGCATGACGCCGGTCAACCTGCTGGTGCGGCTGCGCCGGCGCCCGCGTCCGATCCTGCTGGCCGCGGTGGCCTCGTCGCTGCGCCCCGCGCCGGTCCGGCGCGCGGCCGTGCGCCGCCAGATGGTCGCCGACGACCAGCAGCCGTGGCTCCGTCCGGCCGTCGCGCGCGAGCACCGCCGGCTGCTGGCCGTCGACGAAGCGGCCGAGCCGCTGCCCTGGGACCGGTCCATCTGGTGGATCCGGCACCGGCGCGCGGTCGACGCGGTGCTGACCAACTACGATGCGCTCGGCGCCGAGTTCGACGTGCGGGTGGCGCACCCGCTGCTCGACGACGCCTTCCTCGCCGCGCTGGCACGCTTCGGCGGGCGGTGGGGCTTCGCCGGGCGCACCGACCTCATGCGCATCCTCTTCGGCCACCTGCTGCCCGAGGCGATCCTGAGCCGCGCCAGCAAGGCCAGCTTCGACCGCGCCTACATGGGCGAGCCGACCCGCGAGTTCGCGCGCACCTGGGACGGCTCCGGCGTCGACACCGCGCTCGTCGACCCCGAGGCGCTGCGGGCGTCCTGGCTCTCGGACCGGCCCTCGACGCTGTCGGGCACCCTGCTGCAGCAGGCCTGGCTGTCGGCGCGGGCCGTCCCGGCCGGAGGCGTCCGATGA
- a CDS encoding lasso RiPP family leader peptide-containing protein, translating to MAYEPPVLEEVGSVRDLTLALNGWGSSDQFFWFTSKPGGGGGGGIS from the coding sequence ATGGCATACGAGCCGCCTGTTTTGGAAGAGGTCGGTTCCGTCCGCGACCTGACGCTGGCGCTGAACGGCTGGGGCTCGTCGGACCAGTTCTTCTGGTTCACGAGCAAGCCCGGCGGTGGCGGCGGCGGGGGGATCTCCTGA
- a CDS encoding lasso RiPP family leader peptide-containing protein — protein sequence MAYEAPTLEEIGSVRDLTLADSGRGRSDQVQWFRYNNDPGGVLS from the coding sequence ATGGCGTACGAAGCGCCGACGCTCGAAGAGATCGGCTCGGTCCGCGATCTCACCCTGGCCGACAGCGGTCGTGGCCGCTCGGACCAGGTGCAGTGGTTCCGCTACAACAACGACCCCGGTGGCGTCCTTTCCTGA
- a CDS encoding PqqD family protein: MKLRTEGVSWREIDGETVILDLSSSTYLKTNAAGSTIMRLLADERTSDELADGLVEAYGIPADQAKADTETFIAMLRERNLLDTADS, from the coding sequence ATGAAACTGCGCACCGAAGGCGTCAGCTGGCGTGAGATCGACGGAGAGACGGTCATTCTCGACCTGTCCTCGTCGACGTATCTGAAGACCAATGCCGCGGGTTCCACGATCATGCGGCTGCTGGCCGACGAACGCACCTCGGACGAGCTCGCCGACGGCCTCGTCGAGGCCTACGGCATCCCTGCCGACCAGGCCAAGGCCGACACCGAGACGTTCATCGCGATGCTTCGCGAGCGGAACCTCCTCGACACCGCAGATTCCTAG
- a CDS encoding glycosyltransferase: MGAGSEELDVAVAVVTYNSERHVADLLDSLPAAMGELSYSVVVVDNGSADGTVALLDARTDCTVVRSVNDGYAAGINRAVRSSPPASTVLVLNPDATLDPEAGPRMFDVVRKPGVGIVAPRTREADGSLSPTLRRTPTLGRVGGLSFTGLAMFAERIEDPRAYESEHEVDWAIGSILLVDRECFDALGGLDESYFLYSEETDFCLRARDLGWATVYTPEAGGMHVGGGSGENATTHTMQMINRIRLYRRRAGDRRAWGYFALTLLVELRRGILGHRNSWTTLRALVRPSTRPPMLGASDALLPR; encoded by the coding sequence ATGGGTGCTGGGTCCGAGGAACTCGACGTCGCCGTGGCCGTCGTGACGTACAACAGCGAGCGCCACGTCGCCGACCTGCTCGACAGCCTGCCCGCGGCGATGGGTGAGCTCAGCTACTCCGTCGTGGTGGTCGACAACGGCTCGGCGGACGGCACCGTCGCACTTCTCGACGCCCGCACCGACTGCACCGTGGTCCGCTCGGTCAACGACGGCTACGCGGCGGGCATCAACCGGGCGGTGCGCTCGTCCCCGCCCGCCTCGACGGTGCTGGTCCTCAATCCCGACGCGACCCTCGACCCCGAGGCGGGACCACGCATGTTCGACGTCGTGCGCAAGCCGGGGGTCGGGATCGTGGCACCCCGGACGCGCGAGGCCGACGGCAGCCTGTCGCCGACCCTGAGGCGCACACCGACGCTCGGCCGGGTCGGCGGGCTCAGCTTCACTGGGCTCGCGATGTTCGCCGAGCGCATCGAGGACCCGCGCGCGTACGAGTCCGAGCACGAGGTCGACTGGGCGATCGGCTCGATCCTGCTGGTCGACCGCGAGTGCTTCGATGCGCTGGGCGGCCTGGACGAGTCGTACTTCCTCTACTCCGAGGAGACCGACTTCTGCCTGCGCGCCCGCGACCTCGGCTGGGCCACGGTCTACACGCCCGAGGCCGGCGGCATGCACGTGGGCGGCGGGTCGGGCGAGAACGCGACCACCCACACGATGCAGATGATCAACCGGATCCGGCTCTACCGGCGCCGCGCCGGCGACCGCCGGGCGTGGGGCTATTTCGCGCTGACGCTCCTGGTCGAGCTCCGCCGCGGCATTCTCGGCCACCGGAACTCGTGGACGACCCTGCGCGCACTGGTGCGCCCGTCGACCCGGCCGCCGATGCTGGGTGCGAGTGACGCCCTTCTGCCCCGATGA